A part of Paenibacillus sp. IHBB 10380 genomic DNA contains:
- a CDS encoding DEAD/DEAH box helicase, with translation MTFNDLNIIPEILKALSKENYTTPTPIQEQAIPAVLEGRDFLGCAQTGTGKTAAFAVPMIQLLSEQKSKPNAGRRIHSLILTPTRELALQISDNIKAYSQYTDVSCTAIVGGVSQKVQERALNHGADIIIATPGRLIDLINQKRIDLQHVKILVLDEADRMLDMGFIHDVKRIITKMPSKRQTLFFSATMPPEISKMVKSLLVNPVKVEITPVSSTVDRIKQSVYLLDKGNKQNQLNHLLQDKAIVSALVFTRTKRGADRVVRDLTRVNISAQAIHGNKSQTDRQKALSNFKSGATRVLVATDIAARGIDIEELSHVINFNLPNIPETYVHRIGRTGRAGLSGTAISFCEVDELPFLKDIEKLIGKTIPEVKDHSYPMPRSFQPVKAERSSKSAAFVKPKPAKSKANPARKPKSEWFKKEKGSKTSR, from the coding sequence ATGACATTTAACGACTTGAATATTATACCTGAGATTCTAAAAGCACTAAGCAAAGAGAACTATACTACCCCAACACCTATACAGGAACAGGCGATCCCTGCTGTGTTAGAGGGCAGAGATTTCCTTGGCTGCGCTCAGACGGGAACAGGGAAGACAGCTGCTTTTGCTGTACCGATGATCCAACTGTTAAGCGAACAAAAAAGTAAACCTAATGCAGGGCGTCGAATTCACTCATTGATTTTGACACCAACAAGAGAACTTGCTCTTCAGATCTCTGATAACATTAAAGCATATAGCCAATATACCGATGTGAGTTGTACGGCGATCGTGGGGGGCGTATCCCAAAAAGTGCAGGAACGGGCGCTAAATCATGGTGCGGATATTATTATTGCAACTCCGGGTAGACTCATCGATCTAATAAACCAAAAACGTATTGATCTACAACACGTCAAAATATTAGTACTTGATGAAGCCGATAGAATGCTGGATATGGGCTTTATTCACGATGTGAAGAGAATTATTACAAAAATGCCTAGTAAGAGACAAACTCTTTTCTTCTCAGCAACGATGCCGCCTGAAATATCCAAAATGGTCAAATCACTACTGGTTAATCCAGTGAAAGTAGAAATCACACCGGTGTCTTCTACTGTGGATAGAATTAAGCAATCTGTTTATTTGCTAGATAAAGGAAATAAGCAGAATCAATTGAATCACCTTTTACAAGATAAAGCGATTGTTTCGGCACTGGTGTTTACCCGTACGAAACGTGGCGCTGACCGGGTTGTACGTGATCTGACGAGAGTGAACATTTCGGCTCAGGCTATTCATGGTAACAAGTCTCAAACGGACAGACAGAAAGCATTGAGCAATTTCAAGAGTGGTGCAACGCGAGTGTTGGTAGCGACGGATATTGCAGCAAGAGGAATTGATATTGAGGAACTTTCTCATGTAATCAACTTTAATCTCCCTAATATTCCAGAAACCTATGTTCATCGAATTGGGCGTACAGGTAGAGCAGGACTGAGCGGGACCGCTATTTCCTTTTGCGAAGTAGATGAACTGCCGTTCCTCAAGGATATTGAGAAATTGATCGGAAAGACCATTCCCGAAGTGAAAGACCATTCCTATCCGATGCCGAGATCATTTCAGCCTGTAAAGGCGGAACGCTCCTCGAAATCAGCTGCTTTTGTAAAACCAAAACCTGCTAAATCCAAGGCCAATCCGGCGCGCAAGCCCAAGTCCGAATGGTTTAAAAAAGAAAAAGGTAGTAAAACAAGCAGATAA
- a CDS encoding DsbA family oxidoreductase — protein sequence MNNNKLICDLETGICGETGDEVMEIIDLNPPHKKVNLYYVTDPICSHCWALEPVLRRFEEQYGQYVKFHTVMGGLLEGWDGFADVKNGIGRPADVAGHWREVGEHSRMPIDGSLWLDNPVQSSYPPSRVFKMVQQKDEQLAKTFLRRAREAVFAFNRNIGDEQVLIDIVNQMDLDGETIVNEAGFPSAQELLEQDFALAGSLGVRGFPTIIIVNEENKGIKVVGAQPLETYVKALRQALTTETLQVKPLSALTKLLEKEVLLFAKELEVFYDLEQHEVDTFIQKELSPSMFTFGEILGEKYIKQASPSIN from the coding sequence ATGAATAACAACAAACTGATCTGTGATCTAGAAACGGGCATATGCGGTGAAACTGGGGACGAGGTAATGGAAATCATTGATCTGAACCCGCCCCACAAAAAGGTTAACCTTTATTATGTCACTGACCCAATCTGCTCCCACTGTTGGGCGCTTGAGCCTGTTTTACGACGATTCGAAGAGCAATACGGGCAGTATGTCAAATTCCATACCGTGATGGGAGGATTGCTGGAAGGCTGGGATGGATTTGCCGACGTAAAGAATGGCATTGGTCGTCCAGCAGATGTTGCCGGCCACTGGAGAGAAGTTGGGGAACATTCCCGCATGCCCATTGACGGTTCACTATGGCTTGATAATCCAGTCCAGTCCTCTTATCCACCTTCTCGTGTATTCAAAATGGTTCAGCAAAAAGATGAGCAGCTTGCTAAGACCTTTTTACGCCGTGCAAGAGAAGCTGTATTTGCCTTTAATCGAAATATCGGGGATGAACAGGTGTTAATTGACATTGTTAATCAAATGGATCTCGATGGAGAAACCATTGTGAACGAAGCAGGATTTCCATCTGCACAGGAGTTGTTGGAGCAAGACTTTGCACTTGCCGGTTCGCTAGGTGTACGTGGTTTTCCAACGATCATCATAGTGAATGAGGAGAATAAGGGCATCAAAGTTGTCGGTGCACAGCCACTTGAAACCTATGTGAAAGCACTAAGACAAGCTCTGACCACAGAAACTCTTCAAGTTAAGCCACTTTCTGCATTAACCAAACTTTTGGAGAAAGAAGTTCTTTTGTTCGCGAAAGAACTTGAGGTCTTTTATGACCTTGAACAACATGAAGTTGATACATTTATACAAAAGGAACTTTCACCTAGTATGTTTACGTTCGGAGAAATTCTTGGTGAAAAATATATTAAACAAGCAAGCCCCTCGATTAACTAA
- a CDS encoding winged helix-turn-helix transcriptional regulator gives MILDAAKVTIGSPVTISYGLTTKGRSLTVVLEPVQQWTQHYKNQ, from the coding sequence ATAATTCTTGACGCTGCCAAAGTAACTATTGGCTCCCCAGTCACTATTTCATATGGATTAACGACAAAAGGACGATCTTTGACCGTTGTACTTGAACCTGTTCAACAATGGACTCAACACTATAAGAATCAATAA
- a CDS encoding IS256 family transposase, which translates to MNHFTTDLVQALVTKKDVTEVFRNHLEAAMNHLLETELTAFLDYEKYDRIGVNSGNSRNGGYCRTLHTEYGDLQLNIPRDRNGEFKQQTVAPYKRSNDTLESFVIHMFQKGVTMTEIADLIEKMYGHHYTPQTVSNMTKVMVEHVDAFMKRPLEKRYVCVYIDATYIAVKRKTVSKEAVYIAVGIREDGTKEVLTYAVAPTESAYIWKELLQDVKERGTEQILLFISDGLTGIVNAIQEIYPHAKYQTCCVHLVRNIAHKVRVSDRAEVCEDFKSVYRSDDEQAGKEALKAFCDKWKTAYPKVIKSLRENPYIFTFYSFPKPIWRSIYSTNLIESFNKQIKKYTNRKEQFPHEEALEKFLVAQFESYNQRFATRCHIGFDKARSELLAMFSTKD; encoded by the coding sequence ATGAATCATTTTACAACAGATTTAGTTCAAGCTCTAGTCACAAAAAAAGATGTGACGGAGGTTTTTCGTAATCACTTAGAAGCTGCCATGAATCATCTGCTAGAGACGGAACTTACTGCATTTCTAGACTATGAAAAATATGACCGTATAGGCGTAAATTCAGGTAATTCTCGAAACGGTGGCTACTGTCGAACGCTTCATACCGAGTATGGGGACCTGCAGTTAAACATTCCTCGAGATCGTAATGGAGAGTTTAAGCAACAGACCGTAGCACCGTATAAACGCTCAAATGACACGCTAGAATCTTTCGTTATTCACATGTTTCAAAAGGGTGTCACGATGACGGAGATTGCCGACCTAATCGAGAAAATGTATGGTCACCACTACACGCCGCAAACCGTATCGAACATGACCAAAGTAATGGTCGAACATGTCGATGCTTTTATGAAACGACCACTTGAGAAGCGCTATGTGTGCGTCTATATCGATGCTACCTATATCGCGGTTAAGCGTAAAACCGTATCTAAGGAAGCGGTCTATATTGCCGTAGGAATTCGTGAGGATGGCACCAAGGAAGTACTCACGTACGCCGTTGCACCGACCGAATCAGCTTACATCTGGAAAGAACTGCTCCAGGACGTGAAAGAGCGTGGTACCGAACAAATCCTTCTGTTTATCTCCGATGGACTCACAGGCATTGTGAATGCGATTCAGGAGATCTATCCGCATGCGAAGTACCAAACATGCTGTGTTCATTTAGTTCGTAATATTGCCCATAAAGTTCGAGTCTCAGATCGAGCAGAAGTCTGTGAGGACTTCAAATCCGTCTATCGATCCGACGATGAACAAGCTGGTAAAGAAGCGCTAAAAGCCTTCTGTGACAAGTGGAAAACCGCTTATCCTAAGGTCATTAAATCCCTACGAGAAAACCCCTATATCTTTACGTTTTACAGTTTTCCTAAGCCGATATGGAGAAGCATTTATTCGACGAATTTAATCGAGTCGTTTAACAAACAGATTAAGAAATACACGAATCGTAAGGAGCAATTCCCCCATGAAGAAGCACTAGAAAAATTCTTGGTTGCACAGTTTGAAAGCTATAACCAACGCTTTGCTACCCGTTGTCACATTGGTTTTGATAAAGCTCGTTCAGAACTGCTAGCTATGTTCTCCACCAAAGACTAA
- a CDS encoding DUF4241 domain-containing protein, which translates to MIIQLGNFEVTSGKLVVSDPCYELNTETIIMGVLDKVLNGTWVGQVEKTEVRDWGEACSKLMAYHSSVAEQEEHLEWVKCHFIIGVDSGQAGIFDINKYRIPDVEPQESDSQTDSDWYLSCCDITESGHEAGVIDGGVVSHTGMGDGTYGAYIASNHENHIIGVKIIFIKTADF; encoded by the coding sequence ATGATTATTCAATTAGGAAATTTTGAAGTTACTTCTGGCAAATTAGTTGTGTCTGATCCTTGTTATGAGCTAAACACGGAAACTATTATTATGGGTGTGTTAGATAAAGTGTTAAATGGAACATGGGTCGGTCAAGTAGAGAAGACGGAAGTTAGAGATTGGGGCGAAGCGTGTTCCAAATTAATGGCTTACCATAGTTCAGTTGCTGAACAAGAGGAACATTTGGAATGGGTGAAGTGTCATTTTATTATTGGAGTGGATAGTGGGCAAGCAGGGATCTTTGACATCAATAAGTATAGAATCCCTGATGTGGAACCTCAGGAGAGTGATTCGCAGACAGATAGTGATTGGTATTTATCTTGTTGTGATATTACTGAGAGTGGTCATGAAGCTGGAGTTATAGATGGAGGTGTAGTTTCACATACAGGTATGGGGGACGGTACCTATGGAGCATATATCGCCTCAAATCATGAGAATCACATTATCGGGGTGAAGATTATATTTATTAAGACTGCAGATTTCTAA
- a CDS encoding DUF418 domain-containing protein: MKRMITLDVLRGFALLGIIFINIEQMVYVNTDFSPLDLLLFKVSIIAISHRFFVIFSFLFGVGFYLFTSRAKAKRRRPILLFLRRLLILLIFGAVHHIFQPGESLFYYAIIGLLLIPFHNAKPTIVLSSGLFFTIIGCWLGFPVLILGMFLLGHWTGQIKLFEDPERYKKGLRRTQIATFVLIIPMYFLQEMILNETGYLDIALAIGGLPVSVFYVTTMILLMRLSSNQRLFTPLANLGRMALTNYLLQTVIILTIDHTFNWSGTVHRSTLFLTAILILISQMIGSTLWLRRFPIGPVEYIWRLGTYGRVRK, translated from the coding sequence ATGAAACGAATGATTACACTTGATGTTCTGCGAGGATTCGCGCTTCTAGGCATTATCTTTATTAACATTGAGCAAATGGTTTATGTGAATACAGACTTTAGTCCCCTCGATCTCTTGCTCTTCAAAGTATCAATTATCGCAATCAGCCATCGATTCTTTGTTATTTTCTCTTTCCTATTCGGTGTAGGATTCTATCTCTTTACTTCTAGAGCCAAGGCTAAAAGACGCCGTCCGATACTTCTATTTCTTCGTAGACTACTTATTCTACTCATCTTCGGGGCTGTCCATCACATCTTTCAACCCGGAGAATCACTATTCTATTATGCGATTATAGGATTATTGCTTATTCCATTCCACAACGCTAAACCTACGATCGTTCTATCTTCCGGGTTGTTCTTCACCATAATAGGCTGCTGGTTAGGCTTCCCAGTCCTTATTCTAGGTATGTTCTTACTTGGACATTGGACAGGACAAATTAAGCTATTCGAAGATCCAGAGCGCTACAAAAAAGGCTTGAGACGAACACAAATTGCAACATTCGTATTAATCATTCCCATGTACTTCCTTCAAGAAATGATTCTGAATGAAACCGGATATTTAGACATTGCACTAGCGATAGGCGGGCTCCCCGTCAGCGTGTTCTATGTCACTACAATGATACTTCTCATGCGATTAAGCTCGAATCAACGCCTATTCACTCCTTTAGCTAATTTAGGTAGAATGGCGCTGACCAACTATCTATTACAGACGGTTATTATTCTTACCATCGATCATACCTTCAACTGGTCAGGGACTGTTCATCGCTCTACTCTCTTCCTGACGGCTATCCTCATTCTGATTAGTCAAATGATCGGAAGCACGCTCTGGCTCCGCCGCTTTCCAATAGGACCGGTTGAATATATATGGCGTTTGGGGACATACGGGAGGGTTCGTAAGTAA
- a CDS encoding response regulator transcription factor, translating into MQTILIIEDDPQLRQILKEHLEKYNYEVHVIVEFGTVLEQFKEVKPHLVLLDVNLPKFDGFFWCRQIRTVSTCPILFISARADKMDQVVALQNGADDYITKPFYPEVVLAKVESQLRRAYGDYASSSTIMTVGELSLKLDTHELSYNGVTVELSFKEKTLLALLMEHSNQVVSRVFLLDALWDDHRYVGENTLNVYVTRLRKSLEIIGLEQSIETIRGVGYRLKLGDDT; encoded by the coding sequence ATGCAGACGATCTTGATTATTGAAGATGACCCTCAGTTACGGCAAATACTGAAGGAACACTTAGAAAAATATAATTATGAGGTTCACGTTATCGTAGAATTCGGGACCGTATTGGAACAGTTTAAAGAGGTTAAGCCACATTTGGTTCTGCTCGATGTGAATTTGCCCAAATTTGATGGCTTCTTCTGGTGCAGACAAATTCGTACCGTGTCGACCTGTCCCATTCTCTTTATCTCGGCGCGTGCAGATAAGATGGATCAAGTCGTAGCATTGCAGAACGGCGCAGATGACTATATCACCAAGCCATTCTATCCGGAAGTGGTGCTTGCGAAAGTTGAAAGTCAATTAAGACGTGCCTATGGAGATTATGCTTCATCCTCTACCATCATGACCGTAGGGGAATTGAGCTTGAAATTAGATACACATGAGCTTTCTTACAATGGTGTCACGGTTGAGCTTAGTTTTAAAGAAAAGACTTTACTAGCGCTACTAATGGAGCATTCTAATCAAGTGGTAAGTCGAGTATTTCTGCTCGATGCACTGTGGGATGATCATCGTTACGTGGGAGAGAACACGCTCAATGTCTATGTCACACGTTTGCGGAAGAGTCTTGAGATCATCGGTCTCGAACAGTCGATTGAGACGATCCGAGGTGTAGGGTACAGGCTGAAGTTGGGTGATGATACATGA
- a CDS encoding sensor histidine kinase: MRLFVKDHLMLIAMNLLQLFFLLSTLWLEGFTKVSSLMYIFLLGFVLLCLYLTVRYVQNRSYYHLLSQVETMSKLDDTIQLKANTYAAKRTEDLLHKQYQLYMKDVGQFESRQKQHILFMNQWVHQMKTPLSVANLMTKGRPDPLFVDIQEQLDRMEKGLDMVLYMSRLESFELDFFLEQTDILELLNEVLRDHRRLLIKNELYPSVHGEEGLIIITDKKWLAFIMSQIVTNAVRYSMASSQLDVRLFREKDSIVVEVEDYGVGIAPQDVPRVFDAHFTGENGRLYLESTGMGLYMAKEVCLRLTHTIEVTSVQGSGTTVRMTFAVPRDLSYIDVR, encoded by the coding sequence ATGAGACTTTTTGTAAAAGATCACCTGATGCTCATCGCTATGAATCTTCTGCAATTATTCTTTTTATTATCGACGCTCTGGTTGGAAGGATTCACAAAGGTATCATCCCTCATGTATATTTTCTTGCTAGGCTTTGTTCTACTCTGCCTGTATTTAACCGTTCGTTATGTCCAGAATCGTTCTTACTATCATCTCCTATCTCAAGTTGAGACGATGAGCAAGCTGGATGATACCATACAGCTTAAAGCGAATACCTACGCAGCGAAGCGGACAGAAGACTTGTTACATAAGCAATATCAGCTATATATGAAAGATGTTGGGCAGTTTGAGTCGCGTCAGAAACAGCATATATTGTTTATGAATCAATGGGTTCATCAGATGAAGACACCTCTCTCCGTTGCGAATCTAATGACTAAAGGGCGACCCGATCCGTTATTTGTAGATATCCAAGAGCAGCTTGACCGGATGGAGAAAGGACTTGATATGGTGTTATATATGTCGCGTCTTGAGAGCTTTGAACTGGACTTTTTCCTCGAACAGACGGATATCCTTGAATTATTAAATGAGGTGTTACGCGATCATCGCCGTCTATTGATTAAAAATGAGCTGTATCCTTCCGTCCATGGAGAGGAAGGGTTGATCATCATAACGGATAAGAAGTGGTTAGCTTTCATCATGTCGCAGATTGTAACGAATGCAGTACGGTATTCTATGGCGTCTAGTCAGCTGGATGTTCGATTGTTTAGGGAAAAGGACTCGATTGTTGTTGAAGTAGAGGATTACGGTGTAGGTATTGCACCGCAGGATGTTCCTCGTGTATTTGATGCTCATTTTACGGGTGAGAACGGGCGACTATACCTTGAGTCAACAGGGATGGGTCTGTATATGGCTAAGGAAGTATGTCTACGCTTAACACATACGATTGAGGTGACATCCGTTCAAGGGTCAGGTACAACGGTTCGTATGACCTTTGCTGTGCCAAGAGACTTATCTTACATCGATGTAAGATAA
- a CDS encoding ABC transporter ATP-binding protein, translating to MNTVQINQVSKIYNGKVSYKALSDISFTIQQGEFVGIMGPSGSGKTTLLNLISTIDPPTSGEIMINNKRATGLSKKELATFRRREFGLVFQDFNLLDTLTVKENIILPLSLDRKSLVEMNIRVQEIAERIGISEILDKRTYEISGGQLQRAAIARAVIHQPSLLLADEPTGNLDSNSSRHVMRMIETLNREDQTTTLLVTHDPVAASYCQRIIFIKDGQLHNELRRGENKQTFYQEIINTLSFLGGESRDI from the coding sequence ATGAATACAGTACAAATAAATCAAGTGAGTAAGATATATAACGGCAAAGTATCCTATAAGGCATTATCAGATATTTCTTTTACGATACAGCAGGGAGAGTTTGTAGGAATTATGGGGCCATCGGGTAGTGGGAAGACAACATTACTTAACTTGATTTCCACGATTGATCCCCCTACATCAGGCGAAATAATGATTAATAATAAACGAGCAACAGGTTTATCGAAAAAGGAGCTTGCTACGTTTCGCCGTCGTGAATTCGGTCTTGTCTTTCAAGATTTTAACCTTCTTGATACGTTGACGGTCAAAGAAAATATCATCTTACCGTTATCGCTTGATCGCAAGAGTCTCGTTGAGATGAATATACGTGTCCAAGAGATTGCTGAACGAATTGGGATTTCAGAGATCCTAGATAAACGTACGTATGAAATTTCAGGGGGGCAGCTTCAACGCGCAGCGATTGCACGAGCCGTGATTCATCAGCCTTCACTATTACTTGCGGATGAGCCTACGGGTAATCTTGATTCCAACTCGTCTCGTCATGTGATGAGAATGATAGAAACGCTGAATCGTGAAGATCAGACTACGACCCTTCTAGTCACTCATGATCCTGTTGCGGCAAGTTATTGTCAGCGCATTATCTTTATAAAGGATGGTCAACTTCACAATGAACTGCGCCGAGGAGAGAATAAGCAGACCTTCTATCAGGAGATTATTAACACGTTGTCATTTCTAGGGGGCGAGTCTCGTGACATTTAG
- a CDS encoding ABC transporter permease: protein MTFSQFAWNNVTRNARAYVAFFLCSTFSVSIFFSYAIFMFHPKLLNNELGMSVKAGMTAAEYVIFLFSFFFVLYSVSSFLKARKKEFGILTILGAEQTHMYTLIFMENIIIGALAIVSGLGLGLLFSKLFLLLSTEMTGLEGLNFYFPTQAIGLTTGAFAALFFIISFTTMFFLRNQQTMELLKGTSKPKTEPKASIFLSLLSVACIGGSFFLIQRDIGQTYLYVLGLGSIGTYFFFTQLSVFMIRILKRSQTFFYRGVNLLWLSEMAYKIKDSARIFFIITVVTAMACGFLSIVLSEDSQNKREFINKPFAIQYKSYDTLNSEWDQDVQRIDQILDHNEIAYDKIQYESVNVNFEEEASGSFAVTRLSDYKQLAGIYDLPNIDALADRELVLLNNSSSSFTDSGQRKTDGFRSYTNLTVSTFSFDVMMQETVTIPNIYDEQIVVISDQQYNDLYEQVLEVPKGRSSSAAVFYRITEWSNDDLPVEDSIESKVTGEINNVINQDLGFISLRALDFLQVQQTTSIFKFVWIFIAAIFSVSSISFLYFKLYSDLQADQRMYQSLSRMGLTEQEMSTSASIQLAILFFLPLFIASLGAIITVELIRPELAIASTIQSSLTVVLGYFIIQVVYFILIRALYVQKLKKAMF, encoded by the coding sequence GTGACATTTAGTCAATTCGCCTGGAACAATGTAACCCGAAATGCGCGAGCTTATGTAGCCTTCTTCCTGTGTAGCACATTCTCTGTGTCGATTTTCTTTTCTTATGCGATATTTATGTTTCATCCTAAACTGTTGAACAACGAACTCGGAATGTCTGTTAAAGCTGGAATGACAGCAGCAGAATATGTTATTTTCTTATTCTCTTTTTTCTTTGTTCTCTACTCCGTTAGTTCCTTCTTGAAAGCAAGGAAGAAGGAATTTGGAATATTAACCATACTCGGTGCGGAGCAAACACATATGTATACCCTTATTTTTATGGAGAATATAATCATTGGAGCGCTTGCTATAGTAAGTGGTCTAGGTTTAGGTCTATTGTTTTCTAAATTGTTCTTATTATTAAGTACCGAAATGACAGGCCTTGAAGGACTGAATTTTTACTTCCCAACACAAGCTATAGGGTTGACCACAGGTGCTTTTGCAGCCCTTTTCTTTATCATTTCGTTTACAACGATGTTTTTTCTACGAAATCAACAAACGATGGAATTACTGAAAGGGACGAGTAAACCGAAAACAGAGCCGAAAGCGTCAATTTTTCTGTCGCTCCTGTCGGTCGCTTGTATAGGTGGTTCTTTTTTCCTAATTCAGAGAGATATTGGTCAAACTTATTTATACGTGCTTGGCTTAGGTAGCATCGGTACGTATTTCTTTTTTACACAGCTAAGTGTATTCATGATCCGTATTTTGAAACGTAGTCAGACTTTCTTTTACCGTGGAGTCAATCTTCTCTGGCTATCAGAGATGGCGTACAAAATTAAAGACAGTGCACGTATATTCTTTATCATCACAGTCGTAACTGCGATGGCTTGTGGGTTCCTGAGCATTGTATTGAGTGAAGACAGTCAGAATAAACGAGAATTCATCAATAAACCGTTTGCGATTCAATATAAATCATATGATACGTTAAACTCCGAGTGGGATCAGGATGTACAGAGAATCGATCAAATCTTAGATCACAACGAAATAGCCTATGACAAAATACAATATGAAAGTGTAAATGTGAATTTTGAAGAGGAGGCTTCGGGTTCGTTTGCAGTAACTCGTTTATCGGACTACAAGCAACTAGCAGGGATTTATGATCTCCCTAACATCGATGCCTTAGCGGATCGAGAATTAGTTCTTCTCAACAATTCTTCAAGTTCATTTACCGATTCTGGTCAAAGGAAAACAGATGGGTTTAGATCATATACAAATCTGACAGTTAGTACATTTTCATTCGATGTTATGATGCAAGAAACGGTGACTATACCGAATATCTATGATGAGCAAATAGTAGTCATATCTGATCAGCAATATAACGATTTGTATGAGCAAGTATTGGAAGTTCCTAAAGGTAGGTCATCCTCTGCTGCCGTTTTTTATAGGATAACGGAATGGTCGAATGATGATCTTCCTGTAGAAGATTCAATAGAATCGAAGGTTACAGGAGAAATCAACAACGTGATTAATCAAGATCTAGGATTCATTTCTCTTCGTGCGCTGGACTTCTTACAAGTACAGCAAACAACTAGCATTTTTAAATTTGTATGGATCTTCATTGCTGCAATATTCTCAGTGTCATCCATCAGTTTCTTATATTTCAAATTGTACAGTGATTTGCAGGCGGATCAACGTATGTATCAGTCATTATCACGGATGGGTCTTACGGAGCAAGAAATGAGTACGTCAGCCTCGATCCAGCTGGCTATTCTATTCTTTCTTCCGCTATTCATTGCATCCCTTGGAGCGATTATAACGGTAGAGCTCATTCGTCCAGAACTAGCGATTGCGAGCACGATACAATCCTCTTTAACAGTTGTATTGGGTTACTTCATTATACAAGTTGTTTATTTCATTCTAATTAGAGCTCTCTATGTCCAAAAGTTGAAAAAGGCCATGTTCTAA
- a CDS encoding ABC transporter permease — translation MAQLSVENELRLKPKKPKSVFSRFIAQMDLQLMVIPGLLLIFVFSYIPMYGVLMAFQDYSIFKGFMASEWVGLKHFDMFFNSPEFWNVMRNTAIISLLKFCIGFPAPIALALMLNEVKNMMFKKVIQTVSYLPHFMSWVIVAGLIMSMLSTDNGSVNILLEKMNFIDEPINFLSIPNMFWGILVSTGVWKEIGFGSIVYLAAIASIDPSMYEAASMDGASKFKQIFLITLPSIMPVIIIFMILAIGNLLNAGFEDILLLAVNPILRDVSDVIDTYVYRVGIQNSRYSYATAVGLFKAVISVGLLTIANYAARRNGNSLW, via the coding sequence GTGGCGCAACTTTCCGTAGAGAACGAGTTAAGATTGAAACCGAAAAAGCCAAAAAGTGTGTTCAGTCGGTTTATAGCACAAATGGATCTCCAATTGATGGTGATTCCTGGGTTGTTGCTTATCTTTGTATTTAGTTATATTCCGATGTACGGTGTCCTAATGGCTTTTCAAGATTACAGCATTTTCAAAGGTTTTATGGCGAGTGAATGGGTTGGTCTGAAGCACTTTGATATGTTCTTCAACTCCCCAGAGTTTTGGAACGTCATGCGAAATACGGCTATCATAAGCTTATTGAAATTTTGTATTGGCTTCCCAGCACCGATCGCTCTCGCATTGATGCTCAATGAAGTAAAGAACATGATGTTTAAGAAAGTCATACAAACGGTAAGTTATCTTCCTCACTTTATGTCTTGGGTGATCGTCGCTGGATTGATCATGTCAATGCTTTCGACAGACAATGGAAGCGTAAACATCCTGCTTGAGAAGATGAATTTCATTGACGAACCGATTAACTTCCTATCGATTCCCAACATGTTTTGGGGCATTCTCGTATCAACGGGTGTCTGGAAGGAAATCGGCTTTGGCTCCATTGTATATCTAGCAGCTATCGCTAGTATTGATCCTAGCATGTATGAGGCTGCATCCATGGATGGAGCAAGTAAGTTTAAACAAATCTTTTTAATCACACTCCCTTCTATCATGCCTGTTATCATTATATTTATGATACTAGCGATTGGGAATTTGCTGAATGCAGGTTTTGAAGATATACTCCTGCTTGCTGTAAACCCAATACTCAGGGATGTTTCCGATGTCATTGATACTTACGTGTATCGAGTGGGTATTCAAAACTCAAGGTACTCATACGCCACTGCAGTAGGTTTATTCAAAGCAGTAATCAGCGTCGGACTTCTAACAATAGCCAACTATGCAGCACGCAGAAATGGCAACAGCTTGTGGTAA